A region of Planctomycetaceae bacterium DNA encodes the following proteins:
- a CDS encoding amidohydrolase: MQRRKFLMTSAAAAVMAGSGAVRAASTDERESVSIPKIDTHQHLWDLQKFQPPWLSSAPQVLSRSYVTSDYVEATRGLNIVKAMYMEVDVAVADQNREA, encoded by the coding sequence CCTGATGACGTCCGCAGCAGCTGCGGTCATGGCTGGAAGCGGTGCGGTCCGTGCCGCGTCCACAGATGAACGCGAGTCGGTGTCCATTCCGAAAATCGATACGCATCAGCATCTTTGGGATCTGCAGAAGTTTCAGCCGCCGTGGCTCAGTTCCGCACCGCAGGTACTTTCGCGAAGCTATGTGACCAGTGACTACGTTGAGGCAACTCGCGGGCTGAACATCGTCAAAGCCATGTACATGGAAGTCGATGTCGCCGTTGCGGATCAGAACCGTGAAGCTC